The Primulina huaijiensis isolate GDHJ02 chromosome 9, ASM1229523v2, whole genome shotgun sequence genomic interval GTGATAATCATTTTGCCCATCGGAGTAGCAACAGATAGATTGGAATTCATACTAGTTGTGCGAAGATCATACGAAACAACGAATGCATGAGAAACAAAGGAATGAGATGCTCCGGTATCAAATAACGCTCGTGCTATAAAACCACATAAAGTACAGTTACCGGCAATGACAGTATCTGGAGCTGCCTGAGCCTCATCCTCAGTCAAGGCAAATACATGAACAGATGACTGATTCTGTTGACCACCTTGCCCTCTACTCTGATGCGAAGGGCGACTAAGCTGATGGGAAGACTGGGACGCTACTGGAATTCTATTACTTTGAGCTCCACTACCTGCCTGGGCTGATTTCCCCGTCTTACtgggacaaactctagcaaaatgaCCTGACCGACCACAGTTATTACAAACTCATTGAACTCCAACACACTGAGTACTAGAATGCTTGCCTCCACAGTGATCACAGTAAGGTCCACTATAACGATATCCACCACAGTTCCCCGAACTCCCTGAACTCGAAGAACTAGAACCAAGCTTCTTAAATTGTTTCCCACGTGGACGAAGAGATGCAGAACCAGATTGATTGAACTGTTGTCTTCCCGAATGATGATGTTGGGTAGGCACTCAATTGCCACTCCTCTTAAGACTAGCTTCAGCCCTTTTTGCTATTTCCATTGCTTCAAGATAATTCAGTGGCTTACCGGTAGAAACAAAAGGGTGCAGATGATCGTTCAATCCTTCAATGAAACTTTCAATGACATCAACCCGACTCGCAGCAACATGATGAGCATATCTCATCATAGCATAAAAAATTATCCGCATACTCCGCAACTGACATACCGCCTTGTTTCATGTTATGAAACTCTGAAGCCTTAGAGCTATAAAATGATGGAGGACAATAACTTTCCTTAAACTTCATCTTGAATATATCCCACTACAGAGCAATTCTCTGCGCATCTAAGGTCATTAATGTAGTAGACCACCACATTTTGGCAAGATCTTTCAACTGATGCACAGCTAATCTCAATCGACACTCTGGAGgatactcaatcaaatcaaacaattcctcAATCTCAGAAATCCACAATTCTGCTTTCTCGGCTCCCTCCGAACCACTGAATCGATGTGGATGCATAGAATGGAAACGCGCAACTAATTCATCCATCCTAAGCTGGTCTAGATGATCAGCAGCTTGCTCAACAAAAGTATCATCAACAACACGGACACGAGCTctaccacgtccacgacctcgaccacgAACTCGACCTCGAGCTAAAGGAATCCCATCAACAGGAATTTCTCCACCACCCTCCATTCTATAAGATAAAACACCAAAACTATTAGAATGGAagtaaacaaatcatataatcaCATAAGCATGTTGTCAAGTATCATACACAGGCGCAACAACCATTTTAGTGCCAAGACTCGAGTGTCCTAGACGCTAGTTCGAGCGTATCCCActttacgctctgataccaagatGTGAGACCCATTTACTCTAAtgacaattaatgatcaaacaataatggtttgataTAAATCCGCAGCGtaaaaaggtttaaaatactttaaaacggacctcagggcctagaaaaaattcggcatgacctccacgcaagtaggacatcccgaaaactcaagcaacagtttatatcaaaatatactccaaatAGAGTCATTAAAACAAAACCGAAGTTAAACAACCTATAgtcgcactggccaggactaaacagaaattaaaacttaccaaatactcaccagatcataagaaTCACATAGTCGACTCAGAAAATCACAAAACAACCAAATGCCAGtacagatacacggggcatctccccgacaaataaaatacaatacaagactgaaacaaactcaagacatacatatagactaactgggagactccactgaacagaaccaagcaatccaacctcaatcccgagctccactggcggaacctcggcctgatgctaCAATACGACTCGGGAGATCTAtcatggtgcccaatagcaaccacagcagcccccccagtaaacaactgaggttaggattctggtatgaaacagttcaacaataacaacaataacataactcatgcataatcatataatgaaatgtaatatgcaatgcatgaaaggctcaacgaatagtcgggataacaggagccaacaaacggtacgataacaactggaataatgctcgagcaacaacacaggggagctacatcgtcatgcagctaaactgccctgccaagtatgcgaggtatgccaagctatgctgaataacacccttgactcggcctccatacagctgatacgctATAACAtgatggcacaacagaacaaactagatgacacaatcccagcgctgACCTCAAAAGGCTGAACTAACCACGAgattgttcaatcacatctacggtctcatgtgtataggcctatcagccacacaatgctcccgagataaacaacagtgcaagataacaacggatatcaacaaCGGGCTAACcagaacgatagggctcaacatgaatgtcacaACAGTATGCCCaatgctaaatgccaataatatgtcacaataataaacatatatcacAACAAAGGCATTTAACATATTACAACAGTCAACAAATCATAAACACGATccatgtaacacagaatgacaattaaacataatttgtgTTTTACCGTCGTAAattaccgagctgtaacatactTATACCAACTTGAAACTCCCATATCAACTTCTCTTCAAGATTCTCGGCCTAAACAACACCACAATAAGCCGATCATGAAAACTACATTCCATACCAATGTCTGATTTGGCacaaaagagcataaaattTGTATCTCGCTCAATATTAACgcaaatcaatatccgccaattggaaatgaaagataactCAAATATCTAACTTTTTCTAGAAGAAACCATTTCCATAATCCTATTAGATAAATACCAGAATTAACAAGAAGACGCTACTCCATACGCACTTCGCGGCAGAATTATGTAATTGAGCAGTTTTGGAAAAATAAGCATAACTAtctcaattcttaatggaatctaacgaatcttatatcattacGAAGTCAACACATAGCTCTACAACTTCTGTTTGAATTAGAAGTTCAGAATCCGACTGCATATATGCCATAATCCCGAATTACAGTAGGTACTCTGCACAGTTCAATTTCGAATCTGGTTTTGACACATTTTcgtagaaaaatcataacacatcCGTTTCGAATCGAAATCCAATGTTTCTAGTGGCTATGAACAGCTAACATTAAGCACTACAAAGTTTGTTTTGatcatttctacaaattcaaaatacaaaaatCGCAACAACCCAAAAACTCTCACCCAAAAACTGGAAGAATTCGCGCAGAAACAGAGGACCGGAACAGCAACTTTGATCTACCCGTATTCTTGCTCAAAATTCACGATTTTTGTCTTGAATCGAAGCTTAGGATGTTAGGAAGACACCCCTTCAGACCGATCAAGATTTCGACGCCGGACGGAGGAGATATCGCGATTTTGCCACAGCTGCTCCAAGGGTTACGGGAATAGAgttttcttcttccttcttttttctttttctttcgaTTCTTTCTTCTCTTATTTGCTAagttgtgtgtgtatgtatatgtatatatatatattgtgtatttggttATTAAAATAGTAACTCAAGCCCATTTATCCCGGTCTGAATTTATTTTactctcgtgtgttatttaaactctatatgtattttatatcgttaaattctccgatattctaaaatacatatttttaacacatttTTTGAATTGATTTGGAATAAAtaactattttaatttacaactcaataattattctaattataccaaattaccggataattaattacagggccttACATAAACAATTAAGAGAAAACTTACAAATGTTAGAGTTTCAAATATATtagaatcaaataaattaaaataaaatataaattttccagtactaaaaaaatataagttttaaaaatttattgtgataatttACATAGTTGAAAATAATATCACACATTAAACAGTACGACATACTTAGCTTGTAATAGggtgattcaaaataataatatgtcaATAGCTCGTGGAGAAGAAATCGAAGACCCCgcttcattcaaaatatcataCAGAGTCATGCACTTTGACCAAACCGATAATTATCTTAAAACACATACATATTTCCCAAAAATTCTaggaaattaatatattttctcaattttcaaattattatttttagaccAGTATCAGACATGTATGGAAGAAATAACATATAATACACAAACTGAATGAtaaattgaatatataaaatatcattatttttaaaaaccaaaTGAAAACCCTTTTTTGATTTTCATTCCAGAGCACCCATTTGATGATGACAAAAGGTATAGATAGTGTTCATATACAATTCTAAATTTCTTTTATCAAATTTActaaatctaaaattttgataaaaaaaataaaaatgatacgtTTCCAAATCGTACCTGAAAAAAAAGTTGCAGAAGATGTTTTGGTGAAAGTGGTAATGTAGGTGATGAAAATAAGAATCTTAGTGATagagtaagttttttttatactttttaatttatgttaattagtgatatattttaagaaaaaatgatctagtggcaaaaataattattagtgGTGGGAATAAAAAGCGAGAATTAGCTAATAACAAAACtaaattgataataaaataaaaaaaaatttgacacttatatattatttaataacagGGAGTAAATCTCCCAGATTAGGATAGAATTGTCTatctatgttgtcaaatttcagttttagttcgatatatttttttttggcattTTCAGTCATTTTGCTGATGTGACGCCAATGCAGTGTTAACGTGTATAGTGCATCAACACTGATCTAGTGAATCATgactaaaattttcaaaaatcgaaatatgcatgattaaaattgaaatttgataacataaataACTAAAATCGCAAAGTAACAAAGTTATATGATCAAAAATATTGGTTTCCGAAAATATTATACAATGTTGTATTTAGACGAAAAAATAGAGAtttctagaaatattttttccatgatatatttatgattattgttgcttgttgttaatttatttatccTTATTCTTATTGTTATAAATTCATTTCTTTTATTATATCAATATCattatatgaaataaaataaaacgtaaaatataaaacagttttttgttcaaaataaaatgagaaTATACTACTTAGTCGTAAGTCTCATgtaagacagtctcacaaaTTTATATTCATAAGATGTGTTGACTTGATccataactgaaatgaaaagtaatattttttgtacaaaaataatatttttcataagttGAATTGGATATGAaatatatctcacaaaattgatcagtGACACaatctcataaatttttttgtgttttctttAACACTGCTTAGCTGTGATCAAAGCTGAATTAATTTCATTACCATATGGCATGTGCTTTGACTCTTCCTggtttattaaatttcttttctcTATTTTCCACCTtagaaataaaatcaaaatttatttttctaccCTTTGATTAGAGCTGTCAGACGGATCGGTCCATCCCGTCTGGCCTTGGTCCGTCGTCAAAGGGCCGCCCACCACCTTGGTATGCTGGGCGAACCCCAATCCATCATGCCATAGGTTGCGGGTTAGGCGTGTCAACtcgccaaaaaaattaaaaataattgactaaaaatttattagtgcaaaaaaaaaaaaaaacatacataaaaaattataaataatatacaaatttgaaaaatcatcaaacatacataaatcaatataaataatatattctttaaaaacaaatcaattaTACATAAActcttataaataatttaaatatttcaaaactcaaaaatcatacataactataaaaaataatgattttaatacaattttaaaaatttttacgGATGGGCTAGTCCGCCTTGACCAACTGTCCGAACCGTCAGTCTGTTTTGACCTGTTTCCAAACGAGACGCTGAAATCACAATCCAAACCACATTTTTTAGTAGTGGGACGGATATGTCTGACCGACCAAACTCAAATGAACGACTCTTACTATAATTTATCATGCTATATTTGTTtaatcaaatattaattaatcaaaaaccataaaatttatataattctaAATGTGATTTTGATTGTTAAATCCAATTTCCAATTTTCTATAACAAGagtacaattaaaaaaaaatgactacACATACATATACGACGTGCACAAACACAAGTCACTTATAAAAATGTGAGAATGTTCTATGTAATATAcatattgatatatatatatgtatatatatcaatatgtatattgatatatatacataataatgTGAGTTGTAAAGGAACTATactacacacacatatacaacGTGCACAAACACAAGTCACTTATACAAATGCGAGAATGTTCTATGTAATGAGTGGCGGAGCCACATGTACAAATATCCGGGCTTTAGTCGGgtggtctaattttttttaaaaaaaaattatatgtaaatttgtataattttggaacaATATTATATTAGTCCGGGTATATTGatttaaaatagtaaaaaattctatagtttaaaattctagaCCGGGCAATATANNNNNNNNNNNNNNNNNNNNNNNNNNNNNNNNNNNNNNNNNNNNNNNNNNNNNNNNNNNNNNNNNNNNNNNNNNNNNNNNNNNNNNNNNNNNNNNNNNNNNNNNNNNNNNNNNNNNNNNNNNNNNNNNNNNNNNNNNNNNNNNNNNNNNNNNNNNNNNNNNNNNNNNNNNNNNNNNNNNNNNNNNNNNNNNNNNNNNNNNNNNNNNNNNNNNNNNNNNNNNNNNNNNNNNNNNNNNNNNNNNNNNNNNNNNNNNNNNNNNNNNNNNNNNNNNNNNNNNNNNNNNNNNNNNNNNNNNNNNNNNNNNNNNNNNNNNNNNNNNNNNNNNNNNNNNNNNNNNNNNNNNNNNNNNNNNNNNNNNNNNNNNNNNNNNNNNNNNNNNNNNNNNNNNNNNNNNNNNNNNNNNNNNNNNNNNNNNNNNNNNNNNNNNNNNNNNNNNNNNNNNNNNNNNNNNNNNNNNNNNNNNNNNNNNNNNNNNNNNNNNNNNNNNNNNNNNNNNNNNNNNNNNNNNNNNNNNNNNNNNNNNNNNNNNNNNNNNNNNNNNNNNNNNNNNNNNNNNNNNNNNNNNNNNNNNNNNNNNNNNNNNNNNNNNNNNNNNNNNNNNNNNNNNNNNNNNNNNNNNNNNNNNNNNNNNNNNNNNNNNNNNNNNNNNNNNNNNNNNNNNNNNNNNNNNNNNNNNNNNNNNNNNNNNNNNNNNNNNNNNNNNNNNNNNNNNNNNNNNNNNNNNNNNNNNNNNNNNNNNNNNNNNNNNNNNNNNNNNNNNNNNNNNNNNNNNNNNNNNNNNNNNNNNNNNNNNNNNNNNNNNNNNNNNNNNNNNNNNNNNNNNNNNNNNNNNNNNNNNtatatttatttatatttaaaaaaaattctttcaacATTTAGATAAATATAGACATCGGATTTTAATGGGACATTTTATCcataaataaaaatgtgtgttgTAAAGGAACTATGCTATACGTGGGACATAGGAAAGAAAGGGGCAAAAGAGTTACGTAGAGGCCTTAAATACGACACACATCCAAGGTTGGGGCCTTGGTGCATGTGACGTGCCTTTTTTCGTGGCAGTGATTCTTGATTTCCTCGAATTTCTTGCACATGTCATAACAAGTCGATGCCGGTTTTGGCGGCCGACAGTATAATCTATGTGTAGATTTTTTTGGATTAGTTCTCTTATAAGACgatttcacgaatttttatctgtgagatgtgtcaattctaccgatattcacaataaaaaataatactcttagcatgaaaaataatatttttcatggatgaaccaaataagagatctgtttcacaaaatacaacccgtgagaccgtttcacaaaagtttttgcctttttttaaGATTAGTAATTTCAATATAtctcatttatattttttttttatattttttcattaactCCTCCACATTGGGTAAgtgaattttaatttatttatcgataatattaaatatagaaaTTCATAACTAAACTTAGTATCTTATAATATCttcattttgtaaaaaaaaaaaaatataacttaaTCAGTTATTCAAAATTGTACACATGAGTAGTTATGTTTTgtttgtttctttgtttttttgtcTTGTTTCGGAATTTGTCTTGATTTGATTCTAAAGAATGTTTGGAAGAACTTTTACTCATTTTAAAGTGATTCGTTTACATATCATAAAAAAGTATGAGGGAAACAAAAATATAGAGTGTTTGCAACTAAAAATCTAAAGTTGATAAAAGCTAAAATTTTGATACAAGCTAAAATTttagtgtttaaaaaaaattgctttcaagcttattttttaataaaataacaga includes:
- the LOC140983901 gene encoding uncharacterized protein, with product MGVSSWYKSPESYCSIRPRFRQWSSGLRLDCLVLFSGVSQLVYIMEGGGEIPVDGIPLARGRVRGRGRGRGRARVRVVDDTFVEQAADHLDQLRMDELVARFHSMHPHRFSGSEGAEKAELWISEIEELFDLIEYPPECRLRLAVHQLKDLAKMWWSTTLMTLDAQRIAL